In Vibrio diazotrophicus, the following proteins share a genomic window:
- the mtnN gene encoding 5'-methylthioadenosine/S-adenosylhomocysteine nucleosidase, with product MKIGIIGAMQQEVAILKDALEQCQEVSKGGCTYYSGSIHGVDVVLLQSGIGKVAAAIGTTILLDEYQPDVVINTGSAGGFDSSLTMGDVVISTEVRHHDADVTAFGYEMGQMAGQPAAFAADEKLMAVAEKALESISNETNTEKHAVRGLICTGDAFVCTAERQDFIRKHFPSVIAVEMEASAIAQTCHQFQVPFVVVRAISDVADKESPMSFDEFLPLAAQSSSEMVLKMVELLK from the coding sequence ATGAAAATTGGCATCATCGGCGCGATGCAACAAGAAGTCGCAATTCTAAAAGACGCTCTTGAGCAATGTCAGGAAGTCAGCAAAGGCGGCTGTACTTATTACTCAGGTAGCATTCACGGCGTTGATGTCGTTTTACTTCAATCTGGTATCGGCAAAGTAGCAGCAGCGATTGGTACAACAATTCTTCTAGACGAATACCAACCAGACGTGGTTATCAACACGGGTTCTGCGGGTGGTTTTGACTCAAGCCTAACTATGGGTGATGTGGTTATTTCAACAGAAGTACGCCATCACGACGCAGACGTAACCGCATTTGGTTATGAAATGGGACAGATGGCAGGTCAGCCTGCAGCATTTGCGGCAGACGAAAAACTGATGGCTGTGGCAGAGAAAGCGCTTGAATCTATCTCTAACGAAACCAACACTGAAAAACATGCTGTACGCGGTTTGATTTGTACTGGCGACGCTTTCGTTTGTACTGCTGAACGACAAGACTTCATTCGTAAACACTTCCCTTCTGTTATTGCAGTTGAAATGGAAGCGTCTGCAATTGCTCAGACGTGTCACCAATTCCAAGTACCATTTGTTGTGGTTCGTGCAATCTCTGACGTAGCTGACAAAGAATCGCCAATGTCATTTGATGAGTTCCTTCCGCTAGCAGCGCAAAGCTCATCAGAAATGGTGCTAAAAATGGTTGAGTTGCTAAAGTAA
- a CDS encoding cobalamin biosynthesis family protein produces the protein MNEIISTVYAEGALLIMWGALLLHYILPIPRASHPAILWHKFAEVLADKVNTNNNYSQSIISGTLAWLLMIIPALLFCIALKPLVWQPQLYELALLILALDWRNNGQLANKLGKALAKEDKVGARKLLEPFVNRETSTLSTVGLGKAGAETIIVGYGRNVAAVLFWYALLGATGAFIYRLMAELARAWSPSRSQFNPFGLPIVRTIAILDYVPLRLFSLFITLGNNSGKALQTIKTQSRSWPLPGPAWLLCAIGGKLELALGGPAIYGEQKVVRAKIGGRIVPSALHLSQIHSLIAWRLFLWIFIESLLLLVIHKGI, from the coding sequence ATGAACGAAATCATTTCGACCGTTTATGCTGAAGGTGCGCTCCTCATTATGTGGGGCGCACTTTTGCTGCATTACATTCTGCCGATTCCGAGAGCTTCTCACCCTGCAATTTTGTGGCACAAGTTTGCTGAAGTTCTCGCTGACAAAGTCAATACCAACAACAATTACTCTCAAAGTATCATTTCCGGCACACTAGCTTGGCTGCTAATGATCATCCCTGCACTGCTGTTCTGTATCGCATTAAAACCTCTTGTCTGGCAGCCGCAACTCTATGAATTAGCACTACTGATCTTGGCTTTAGATTGGCGCAATAACGGCCAACTCGCGAACAAATTAGGTAAGGCCTTGGCAAAAGAGGACAAAGTAGGTGCTCGTAAACTGCTTGAACCTTTTGTGAATAGAGAAACCAGCACCCTATCTACTGTAGGACTGGGCAAGGCAGGTGCTGAGACCATTATTGTAGGTTATGGCCGTAACGTTGCTGCCGTGCTTTTTTGGTATGCTTTATTGGGTGCAACAGGGGCATTTATCTATCGATTAATGGCTGAACTTGCTCGCGCTTGGTCGCCTTCTCGTTCTCAGTTCAATCCTTTTGGATTGCCAATTGTTCGCACTATCGCAATATTAGATTATGTACCATTAAGACTGTTTAGTTTGTTCATTACGTTAGGCAATAACTCGGGTAAAGCTCTGCAAACCATCAAAACTCAGAGCCGTTCTTGGCCACTACCTGGCCCCGCTTGGCTACTCTGCGCAATCGGAGGGAAGCTCGAATTGGCTTTGGGTGGCCCTGCAATCTACGGGGAACAAAAAGTAGTGCGAGCTAAGATAGGTGGTCGTATTGTTCCTTCTGCACTGCACTTGTCTCAAATACATAGCTTGATCGCTTGGCGACTCTTTCTATGGATTTTTATCGAAAGCCTTCTGCTTCTCGTCATTCATAAAGGAATATAA